Below is a genomic region from Mesorhizobium sp. NZP2298.
TTTCCGGAACGCCCTCGGCGCCCCAGTGGATGGCACTGTCGCCACTCATGTAGATCACCGGAATTGTCGGGTTGGCATGGCGCAGATGCCTTGCAACATCCCAGCCGGATTTGCCCGCCCCCAGGCGTATGTCGGTGACGAGGCCCTTGAACTTGCCCGGCTCGGCGTCAAAGGCCGCGATGGCTTGAACCGCATTGTGAGCCGCCACGACTTCAAAGCCGGCTTCTTCCAAGGCCGACTCGACATCAAGCAGGATGAGTTGCTCATCGTCCACGACCAGAACCGCGCCGTTGCTCATCTGGATGCTCCCTCGGCGGTCCACGCCACGGTCTCGGTAGGCTCATACTACGGCTTCGAGCCCGATTTAGTTCCATCTAATAATTCAACTGGATGTGAGGCCAGCCTTAAGTCTTTAAAGAATGGGGCAGACGGTCCGCGCTCAAGGCTTCTGACGCGTTTCGATCGGCGACAGCATCCGGCGCATCTGTTCGACAATCGTGCCGTCGTTGTAGGGCTTGGGAAAAAAGTGACTTCCTTCAGGCAGCCGGCTCTGTTCGATGATCGACCTGCCGGAAGCGACGATCAGCTTGACCGGCGGCCATCGATTTCGGATGTGGTGGGCCAATTTGATGCCGTCCATGGTGCCGGGCATGCCAACGTCGGTGAACACCAGCACGATGTCCGTTCGTGCCTCGAGCAGCCGAATTGCCTCCTCCGCATTGCTGGCCTCGAGCGCCCCGTAACCGGCATGGACGACGAGGTCGACCGCTCCCATCCTGATGATGGCGTTGTCTTCGACGATCAGAATGAAAGCCTTGCGGTTTGCCGTGATGTCTCCGGCCTGCGCGGGACCAAGTTTCGCATTGGGCGATGGTTGCCCCGCGTCAGCGGATTTTGCTGGAGTCATCTGGCTATGCTGCCGCCGGCACGTTGTCGATGGCGTCGGCGAGGTGGGTAACCGACACGAGCGTTCCGGGATTTGCGTCGGTCACGCTGAAGTCGCTTTGCAAGTTCCTGGCAAGCGCCTCGACGATACCGGTGCCAAGCCCAGCCTTTGAGGCACTGTCGCCCATACCGATCCCGTCATCGCGAATTGACAAGGTCCAAT
It encodes:
- a CDS encoding response regulator gives rise to the protein MGAVDLVVHAGYGALEASNAEEAIRLLEARTDIVLVFTDVGMPGTMDGIKLAHHIRNRWPPVKLIVASGRSIIEQSRLPEGSHFFPKPYNDGTIVEQMRRMLSPIETRQKP
- a CDS encoding response regulator gives rise to the protein MSNGAVLVVDDEQLILLDVESALEEAGFEVVAAHNAVQAIAAFDAEPGKFKGLVTDIRLGAGKSGWDVARHLRHANPTIPVIYMSGDSAIHWGAEGVPESVMITKPFFLPQIITALSTLLNQQHPDHT